A region of Dehalococcoidia bacterium DNA encodes the following proteins:
- a CDS encoding MFS transporter has protein sequence MSFDGATVVPVGRAPPLLRDRRFLALWVGSGLAHTAYNALLFTMLIVVLEATGSSTQTSLLIITLVMPTLVLGPLVAALMDRWAKGKVVLAANVLRAVTCVLLALGYRHVWALYPLALFFSTGNLLFNPAVMALIPSVVTKEQLVSANSLYNFTIIGSQLVGLVFLAPTVLKLGGSVGREAMFLVGSGMFAASAFWFSPLMRLGGGGGNGRLRAIPGELRQALGLLARDRPSAVALAQLTVGNALVLLFVTLMPRYMKDVLHISPSNAAFVFAPTGVGALVGLRVLPWAARRFGKERLVPAGMVGIALCLVLLAMVEPLAAFMRRASGPLNPEKLLGLSLLQSLTMVFAGPLGLSYAFLNAPAQTVLHERAPSHMRGRIFTTQAMVAQSLSLAPVIFMGALTDLLDALAGPPGIVLVLGLIAAVMMAMAAVNWRLVRGHHGKPWAS, from the coding sequence ATGAGTTTTGATGGCGCCACCGTAGTACCCGTGGGGCGGGCTCCACCCTTGCTCAGGGACCGCCGCTTCCTGGCCCTATGGGTAGGCTCCGGCCTAGCGCACACAGCCTACAACGCTCTGCTCTTCACTATGCTCATCGTAGTGCTAGAGGCCACGGGCTCCAGCACCCAGACCAGCTTGCTCATCATCACTCTGGTCATGCCCACCTTGGTCTTGGGCCCCTTGGTGGCCGCGCTGATGGACCGCTGGGCCAAGGGGAAGGTGGTGTTGGCCGCCAACGTGTTGAGGGCCGTGACCTGCGTTCTGCTGGCTTTGGGTTACCGCCACGTATGGGCTTTATACCCGCTGGCCCTCTTCTTCTCCACTGGCAACCTGCTATTCAATCCCGCTGTCATGGCCCTTATACCATCGGTGGTCACTAAGGAGCAGCTAGTAAGCGCCAACAGCCTCTACAACTTCACCATCATTGGCTCCCAGCTGGTGGGGCTGGTCTTTTTGGCTCCCACCGTTCTAAAGCTGGGAGGCTCGGTGGGGAGGGAGGCCATGTTCTTGGTGGGCAGCGGCATGTTCGCCGCCTCCGCTTTTTGGTTCTCGCCCCTGATGCGCCTGGGCGGTGGGGGAGGAAACGGTCGCCTGAGGGCCATCCCTGGGGAGCTCAGGCAAGCTCTGGGTCTTCTGGCCCGCGACCGACCATCGGCCGTGGCCTTGGCGCAGCTAACGGTGGGCAACGCCCTTGTCCTGCTTTTCGTGACGCTTATGCCCAGGTACATGAAGGACGTGCTGCACATCTCTCCCAGTAACGCCGCCTTCGTCTTCGCCCCCACAGGGGTGGGAGCTCTAGTAGGGCTACGGGTGCTGCCCTGGGCAGCCAGGCGGTTCGGCAAGGAGAGGCTGGTCCCTGCCGGGATGGTAGGCATTGCCCTTTGCCTAGTCCTGCTGGCCATGGTGGAGCCCTTGGCGGCCTTTATGCGTCGGGCTTCAGGGCCCTTGAACCCCGAGAAGTTGTTGGGCCTCTCCCTTCTCCAGTCCCTTACCATGGTCTTCGCTGGCCCTCTGGGCCTAAGCTATGCTTTCCTCAACGCCCCCGCCCAGACGGTGCTGCATGAGCGGGCCCCCAGCCATATGCGAGGGCGCATATTCACCACCCAGGCGATGGTGGCCCAGTCCCTCTCGCTGGCACCTGTGATATTCATGGGTGCCCTCACTGACCTCCTGGATGCCCTCGCCGGCCCTCCTGGCATCGTGCTCGTCCTGGGGCTCATCGCCGCCGTGATGATGGCCATGGCTGCTGTCAACTGGCGTCTGGTGCGTGGGCACCACGGGAAGCCATGGGCCTCCTAA
- a CDS encoding DUF951 domain-containing protein produces the protein MQLRKPHPCGSDRWEVVRTGADIGLRCLGCGRRILLSPSQLERRLRRVLARSPKESSGGHEF, from the coding sequence GTGCAGCTGCGCAAGCCCCACCCTTGCGGGAGCGACCGCTGGGAGGTGGTGCGCACTGGTGCAGACATCGGGCTGCGCTGCCTGGGGTGTGGGCGCCGTATCCTTTTGAGCCCTAGCCAACTAGAGCGCCGCTTGCGCCGCGTGTTGGCGCGCAGCCCCAAGGAGAGCAGCGGGGGTCATGAGTTTTGA
- the pyrF gene encoding orotidine-5'-phosphate decarboxylase — protein MSFRDRLREAQRRHGSLLCIGLDPDPQMLEGRHIPSFLQAVIEATCDIVCCYKVNLAFFEVLGPGGMNVLLEAIAPVPPSVPVIADAKRGDVPHVARLYARALLEVYGFDAITVNPYGGPDALEPFLEYQDKGVFVWCRGSNPGAGHLQALPTADGRPFFLVVADMVRALDRGNAGLVVGATAPDDIAAVRRLCPDMPLLVPGVGPQGGDLEAAVAAGLDREGGGLIVVAARRVLYAEGRPLEPQAVRRRAQALRDEIERARQKASSTQGHAGGG, from the coding sequence ATGTCCTTTCGTGACCGTCTGCGGGAGGCCCAGAGGCGCCACGGCAGCCTCCTATGCATCGGTCTGGACCCCGATCCCCAGATGCTGGAAGGGCGCCATATACCTTCCTTTCTACAAGCCGTTATCGAGGCCACCTGTGACATAGTCTGCTGCTACAAGGTGAACCTCGCCTTCTTCGAGGTGCTGGGGCCGGGCGGCATGAACGTGCTGCTAGAGGCCATCGCCCCCGTGCCGCCATCGGTCCCCGTCATCGCCGATGCCAAGCGGGGGGACGTGCCCCATGTGGCACGCCTATATGCCCGTGCCCTATTGGAGGTCTACGGCTTCGACGCCATCACCGTCAACCCCTATGGGGGCCCCGATGCCCTCGAGCCCTTCCTGGAGTACCAGGACAAGGGGGTCTTCGTATGGTGTCGGGGGTCCAACCCTGGTGCTGGGCATCTGCAGGCCCTCCCTACGGCCGACGGCCGCCCCTTCTTCCTGGTGGTGGCCGATATGGTGCGGGCCCTAGACAGGGGCAACGCTGGGCTGGTGGTGGGCGCCACCGCCCCCGACGACATCGCAGCAGTGCGCCGCCTGTGTCCCGATATGCCCCTTCTCGTCCCAGGGGTGGGGCCCCAGGGTGGTGACCTGGAGGCGGCGGTGGCGGCTGGCCTGGATAGGGAGGGGGGAGGGCTCATAGTGGTGGCCGCCCGCCGCGTGCTGTATGCTGAGGGCCGTCCCCTGGAACCCCAGGCCGTTCGCCGTCGCGCCCAGGCCTTGCGGGACGAGATCGAGAGGGCGAGACAGAAGGCCAGCAGCACCCAAGGCCATGCTGGAGGTGGGTGA
- a CDS encoding 2-phosphosulfolactate phosphatase, producing MGQGKQWQVALLPGALDIRGKVCVAIDVLRASSTVVTALALGAQEVVPAASLRRARSLARRSGYLLCGERGGLPPPRFHLGNSPAQLRPEVVGGKGLVLTTSNGTRLLASLAEAKGVLVGCLLNREAVARAALAVDGPVALVCAGEGGGRRLALEDVIGAGAILDAALSLEPSLILDDSARLARWAFLACRDDLAGALANTQHGLYLLSLGLRDDVNFCARLDVWDVVPRMEARGPNIAVLRP from the coding sequence ATGGGTCAAGGTAAGCAGTGGCAGGTGGCGTTGTTGCCAGGGGCTCTAGACATCAGGGGGAAGGTGTGCGTAGCCATCGACGTCCTACGGGCTTCTTCCACGGTAGTGACGGCCCTGGCCCTGGGGGCCCAAGAGGTGGTGCCTGCGGCATCCCTGAGGCGGGCTCGCTCCTTGGCCCGCCGCTCGGGCTACCTCCTTTGTGGGGAGAGAGGGGGTCTGCCACCGCCGCGCTTTCACCTGGGCAACTCGCCAGCTCAGCTGCGGCCAGAGGTGGTGGGAGGCAAGGGCCTGGTCCTCACTACTAGCAACGGTACCCGCCTTCTGGCCTCCCTGGCGGAGGCCAAGGGCGTCCTCGTGGGGTGTCTCCTCAACCGGGAAGCGGTGGCCCGTGCCGCCCTGGCCGTGGATGGCCCTGTGGCCCTAGTCTGTGCTGGCGAGGGAGGGGGGAGACGCTTGGCCCTTGAGGACGTGATAGGAGCAGGGGCCATCCTGGACGCTGCCCTTTCCCTAGAGCCCAGCTTGATACTAGACGATAGTGCGCGGTTGGCCCGCTGGGCCTTCCTGGCCTGCCGGGACGACCTAGCGGGGGCCCTGGCGAACACCCAACACGGCCTCTACCTCTTATCATTGGGCTTGCGGGACGATGTAAACTTCTGTGCCCGCCTGGATGTGTGGGATGTGGTCCCCAGAATGGAGGCTCGGGGCCCCAACATAGCTGTCCTTCGTCCTTGA
- a CDS encoding competence/damage-inducible protein A, giving the protein MRAEIISVGTELLLGEIQDTNSHFLASRLPAMGIDLYYITVVGDNLERLKEVIGRAYGRSDLVLITGGLGPTDDDVTREAIAAVLGEEPQVDAALAQQLRQFFASRGISFPERNLKQAWLIPSAVPIPNPWGTAPGWWVEKEGRIIVAMPGPPAEMTRMWEEEVAPRLRQRGRGEVLVSRTLKTLGLGEGHVDELLGELTRSRNPTVAVYARADGIHVRLAAKASGVEEAQSLIAPLEEEVRRRLGPYIWGVDDEALEAVVGRLLREKGLTLAVMESFTGGLLADTITNVPGSSAYFLAGYVAYQPEAKAALGVDMELIRRHGVVSEEVAVAMARAARERAGAHIGVGTTGVAGPDALEGKPPGTSHIAVDYLGQVRTTSYHLYQGRLATKRRGVTAALGLLWRALQEVS; this is encoded by the coding sequence ATGCGAGCTGAGATCATCTCCGTAGGGACGGAGCTCCTGCTGGGGGAAATCCAGGACACCAACTCCCACTTTCTCGCCTCACGCCTGCCGGCTATGGGCATTGACCTCTACTACATCACCGTGGTGGGGGACAACCTGGAGCGGCTGAAGGAGGTCATCGGCCGCGCCTACGGACGCTCCGACCTGGTCCTCATCACTGGTGGCCTAGGCCCCACGGATGACGATGTGACGCGGGAGGCCATCGCGGCGGTGTTGGGGGAGGAGCCCCAGGTGGATGCGGCCCTGGCCCAGCAGCTGCGCCAGTTCTTCGCCTCCCGTGGCATCTCCTTCCCCGAGAGGAACTTGAAGCAGGCGTGGCTCATCCCTTCCGCCGTGCCCATACCCAACCCTTGGGGTACGGCCCCCGGCTGGTGGGTGGAGAAGGAGGGCCGCATCATCGTCGCCATGCCTGGCCCCCCGGCGGAGATGACGCGCATGTGGGAGGAGGAGGTGGCCCCTAGGCTCCGCCAGCGCGGGCGCGGTGAAGTGCTCGTATCCCGCACCTTGAAGACCTTAGGCCTGGGGGAGGGGCATGTGGACGAGCTTCTGGGGGAGCTGACCCGTTCCCGCAACCCCACGGTGGCTGTCTATGCCCGGGCTGACGGGATACACGTAAGGCTGGCGGCCAAGGCCTCTGGGGTGGAGGAAGCGCAGTCGCTTATCGCCCCGTTGGAGGAGGAAGTGCGGCGTCGCTTAGGCCCTTACATCTGGGGCGTGGACGACGAGGCCCTGGAGGCGGTGGTGGGGCGCCTCCTCCGCGAGAAGGGCCTGACCCTGGCTGTCATGGAGTCCTTCACTGGCGGCCTTCTGGCGGACACCATCACCAACGTGCCGGGTTCGTCGGCCTACTTCTTAGCGGGTTACGTGGCCTATCAGCCGGAGGCCAAGGCTGCCCTGGGGGTGGACATGGAGCTCATCCGCCGACATGGTGTGGTGAGCGAGGAGGTGGCGGTGGCCATGGCCCGAGCGGCCCGCGAGAGGGCAGGGGCCCACATCGGCGTGGGCACCACAGGGGTGGCCGGCCCCGATGCCCTGGAGGGGAAGCCGCCAGGCACATCACATATCGCTGTGGACTATTTGGGCCAGGTGCGCACCACCAGCTACCACCTGTACCAGGGGCGGCTGGCCACCAAACGCCGCGGGGTGACGGCGGCCCTAGGGCTCTTGTGGAGAGCTCTGCAAGAGGTGAGCTAA
- a CDS encoding flavin reductase family protein: MDPDVRKQVLRLLTYGLYVVTAAHGGRAAADTVNWLTQASFQPPLVVVAIKTTSQLHPLIEEAGAFAVNVLGSHQKDVAQAFFRPSQVEAGRINGYPFEPGPATGAPLLLDLPAWFEARVTDAVKRGDHTVFVGEVVSVGLRSPQVRPLEMWDTGWFYGG, from the coding sequence ATGGACCCAGATGTGCGCAAACAGGTGTTACGCCTCCTCACCTACGGCCTATACGTGGTCACCGCCGCCCATGGGGGGAGGGCGGCTGCCGACACCGTTAATTGGCTCACCCAGGCCTCCTTTCAGCCACCGCTGGTGGTGGTGGCCATCAAGACCACTAGCCAGCTCCACCCGCTGATCGAGGAGGCCGGCGCCTTCGCCGTTAATGTCCTAGGATCCCACCAAAAGGACGTGGCCCAGGCCTTCTTCCGTCCCAGCCAGGTGGAGGCCGGACGCATCAATGGCTATCCCTTCGAGCCGGGGCCAGCCACGGGCGCTCCCCTCCTTTTGGACTTGCCCGCCTGGTTCGAGGCCCGGGTGACGGATGCCGTCAAGAGGGGAGACCACACAGTATTCGTAGGGGAGGTGGTCTCGGTGGGTCTGCGGTCCCCACAGGTGCGCCCCTTGGAGATGTGGGACACCGGGTGGTTCTATGGGGGCTAA
- a CDS encoding class I SAM-dependent methyltransferase codes for MGSGAVELAISRRRPQLRRWVRQVQAHHAQSRRAMGKEPPDFWQPWVSFFRQDPFRTDDPALNAILRRVEPQDTVLDVGGGAGRFALPLALRCQYVTVVEPSRSMVDALQEGEQEAGIDNIRVVVSTWEEACVEPHDVVLCSHVLYGIERVDLFVEKLMQHTRRLLLILMFMEAPISAFSRAWALVRGERRIDLPGLRLLLPVLWEMGLYPDLEMVQPMRRRPFADRQQALEELRRRLYILPGSAEDARLQRLLPKLLEEGEGGLYLRGAPTNWEGLLVWRR; via the coding sequence ATGGGTTCTGGTGCCGTGGAGCTGGCCATATCCCGACGCAGGCCCCAGCTAAGGCGGTGGGTGCGTCAAGTACAGGCCCACCATGCTCAGTCACGCCGGGCCATGGGGAAAGAGCCCCCCGATTTCTGGCAGCCTTGGGTCTCCTTCTTCCGCCAAGACCCCTTCCGCACCGATGACCCGGCCCTCAACGCTATCCTGCGGCGAGTGGAACCCCAGGACACCGTCCTCGATGTAGGAGGGGGGGCGGGGCGCTTCGCCCTTCCCCTAGCGTTGCGTTGCCAATACGTAACAGTGGTAGAGCCCTCCCGCAGTATGGTGGACGCCCTCCAGGAGGGGGAGCAAGAGGCTGGCATCGACAACATCCGCGTGGTGGTGAGCACCTGGGAGGAGGCCTGCGTGGAGCCCCACGATGTGGTCCTGTGCTCCCACGTTCTTTACGGCATTGAGCGGGTGGACCTCTTTGTGGAGAAGCTGATGCAGCATACACGTCGCCTTCTCCTTATCTTGATGTTCATGGAGGCGCCCATAAGCGCCTTCAGCCGCGCTTGGGCCCTGGTGCGGGGGGAGAGGCGCATCGATTTGCCTGGCCTCCGTCTCCTCCTTCCTGTCTTGTGGGAGATGGGACTCTACCCGGACCTGGAGATGGTGCAGCCTATGCGCAGGCGCCCCTTTGCTGACCGCCAACAGGCTCTCGAGGAGCTACGGCGCCGCCTTTACATCCTCCCTGGGAGCGCAGAGGACGCTCGGCTGCAGCGGCTCCTCCCCAAGCTCCTGGAGGAGGGGGAAGGGGGCCTATACCTGCGGGGTGCCCCCACTAATTGGGAAGGGCTCCTGGTGTGGAGGAGATAA